In Gossypium hirsutum isolate 1008001.06 chromosome A10, Gossypium_hirsutum_v2.1, whole genome shotgun sequence, the DNA window ataaaattaatcaaattatttatataactattttaaattaactttaaattattttaaaaaaattacttgcaTTTTTTATCAACAAGAAATTTATTtcctaaatgttttaaaaaaggGGTATTTATTATTGACTGTATTTCTACATGGTGTAAAACATACAACAACCGGAAGCAATTAGAAAACAGTACTAAAAACCCATATTCCACATGATACATTTAAAGCAGTAAAAGAGATAAACAGGAAGGAAACATGGTTGGTATTCATtttccacaaaaaaaaaataaataaataaaagaaaaagattttaCTTTAATTTCCAGCTTGCTTCAAGCTTATGCTTTTTCAAGTCAAGAAAGGGAAAGACAGGTGCCCAACATTGCCTTACCTGCTCCAGCTGCTTCTTGGACTGAACCAAAACAAGGGTCATTAATGTCTCTTTCTCCTGCTTTGGCTCATCTTTCTTTACCCTCTTCATCAACCATCAAAGCTTATTTGAAAGCTCTTCTTATGGATATCTAACCCTGTTTGTAAGTTATAATTTTTCACAGTGAAAACCCCATCATTTGACAACTTAATATGCTCTTTACATTTCCAGTTTATTTCCAGAATGGTTGGATAATTTGCACGGTGAAATAAATCAAGCTTGTAGTTGGACACTCCTTTGGTATTTAGACAGTTTAGCTTGCTTTCTCTTCAAACTTTCTTGTATTTGTTTACAGAATTGAAGACTTCATGCAACTAGGCAGAAAAACTGTTTTCTCACTGTTACAATTCTATCTTGTGGGATATATAACCAAAAACCTAAAGAAActtttttttcttcccttttttggTTAGTTTTTGGTAGATTTTTTCCTTTAACTCTAACCAGTCTTTCTTGTAGCTTGAGCAAAAGCTTCAACTTTTTAGAATCTTTGCCTGATATTTTGAATACTACATAGCAAACTTGACGCTGATCAACTTGTATTTACAGGAATTATGGGTTTGTTCAAAGTTAGAACCTTGTGTTTCGGTCTACTTTTGGCCTTCAAAATCTGTATTGCTGCAGATCAACTTGTTGGCCGGTTATATCCAGGATTCCAAGCATCTCAGATGCAATGGGTGGAACATGATGGCAGGTTCCTcttatccaaaaataaaatatttggtttTGGCTTCTATACTGCCTTGGATGCTCAAAGTTTTGTCTTGGTGGTCATTCATCTTCAAGCTTCCCAAGTTGTTTGGACTGCTAATAGAGGAGGCTTGTTGGTAgaaaaatctgataagtttgtaTTTGATAGCAATGGAAATGTATACTTGGAAAGAGGAGATAGGTTTGCTTGGGCCACAAACACTACCGGAGAAAGGGCGACATCTCTGGAATTGCTGGATTCAGGTAACTTGGTACTTCTTGGGGACAATGGAAGAACTCTTTGGCAGAGTTTTAGCCATCCCACTGATACCCTTTTATCTGGCCAGGATTTTGTGGAAGGAATGAGACTCAAAAGTTTTCCCCGAAGGAAAAAGAGTGATTATCTTGAATTTGAGTCTGGGGATTTGGTCTTATACACAGGGTTTCAGATTCCGCAAACTTATTGGTCTTTGTTACACGAAATCAAGACAACCGGTAAGAATTTTACTGGCACAGTTTATTCTGCAGTTTTAGTATTCAACTCATGGAACTTTTATGATCACAATAAAGTGTTGATATGGCAGTTCAACTTCTCTCAGAATTCTGATATGAATGTCACATGGGCTGCCAAATTAGGATCAGATGGAGCAATTGTGTTCTATAATCTTCATCAGGGAAGAAGAGTAATTGCTGAGGCAAAAAAGATACCCCAAAACCCCTGCAACATTCCCGAGACTTGTCCCCCATTTATGGTGTGCTATTTTGACACTGTGTGTCAATGTCCTAAACAACTTCTTGCGCAAAACGATTGCAGTCCACCAATAACCTCCACCTGTAATTCAGCAGATCTACTCTATGTTGGTGAGATGCTCGATTATTCTGTGCTTGAGTTTGTCAAACCCTATATGAACGCCGACATAAATGCTTGCAAGAAAGCTTGCATGGGAACGTGCTCTTGTTCTGCATTATTCTTTGAAAACAGCACAGGGAATTGCTTTTTGTTTGATCAAATTGGAGGTCTGAAGCGTGCTGAGGTGGGTTCTAGTGGTTTTGTTTCATTTTTGAAGGTCTCAAGGAATGAAAGTGGCTGGCAAAATCATGCTAAAGGAAGCACAAATGAAGCTAAGCATATTATATTTCTTGTGATAATAGTAACAGCAACGATTCTGGTTATTGCTGGTCTACTTTATGTAGGATTCTATTATTACCGGAGACAGAAGAGATTGCTTGAATATCCTACAGAAAACTCGGAGGACGATACTTTCCTGGACAGTTTTTCAGGGATGCCTGTTCGTTACACTTATCGTGAACTTTGTAAGGCAACTAAAAACTTCTCTATAAAGGTTGGCCAAGGAGGATTTGGCTCAGTCTACCAAGGTGAGATGCCAGATGGCACCCAATTGGCTGTTAAAAAATTGGAGAGCATAGGACAAGGAAAGAAGGAGTTCAGAGCTGAAGTTAGAATCATTGGAAGTATCCATCATGTGCACCTGGTCAAGCTCAAAGGTTTCTGCTCTGAGGGTGTTCATCGGCTTCTTGTCTACGAGTTCATGGGCAAAAGATCTCTAGATAAATGGATATTCAAGAACAAAGAAGAAAGTAGCATTTTGGATTGGAATACAAGATTCAATATTGCAATGGGTACAGCAAAGGGATTGGCTTATCTGCACGAGGAATGTGAATTCAAGATTGTGCACTGTGACATAAAACCTGAAAATGTTCTTCTTGATGATAATTTCAATGCCAAAGTTTCAGATTTTGGCATGGCTAAGCTTATGAGCCGTGAAGAAAGCCTGGTATACACAACCCTGAGAGGTACAAGGGGATACCTTGCACCAGAATGGATTACCAACAACCCTATATCAGAGAAAAGTGATGTATACAGCTATGGTATGGTCTTGCTTGAGATAATTGGGGGTAGGAAGAGTTATGATCCGGGAGAAATTCCCGAGAAAGCTCATTTACCTTCTTTTGCCTTCAAGATGTTGGAAGAAGGAAATCTGAAAGAAATCCTTGACCCTAAGCTAGTCattaatgaaaatgatgaaagcaTTGTTTCTGCTATAAAAGTAGCGCTTTGGTGCATACAAGAAGAAATGCGTTTAAGACCACCAATGACTAAAGTGGTTCAGATGCTTGAAGGTCTGTGTGATGTACCTCAGCCCCCAATGTCTTTGGGCCCAGGTGCTAGGGCTTACTCAGGCTTCCTTAGATGGAGCAGTAACGAGGGTACATCGTCAGGACTAACAGAGTACAATAGTGATGCACTGTTGTCTGACATTAGACTATCAGGTCCAAGGTGATTCAAGCCATTTGTAATGGGACATGTATCTACGAAGTACAAAGATTTGTAAGCGTAAATTTTTGCAGTATGCATGGTTTATATGATTTCATATATGGTGTAAAAGTTCTCACCAGTATGTCCAGGTTTCTATGATTTTTGGCTCCAGTTCATCAATTAGTGGCCTTTAAATGGCACATTTTTGTAGTTAAAGCTAGTCATTGGTTGTGTGTTCGTCTTTATAACCTTGTTTACATTAAGTAAAGATCCAGCCAACTGATGAGATACGTGTAAAGATTGAATGGGGCATCCTGGTGTAGTACAGGAAAATGAAATATTTAGGGTATGAAAAGCCTATGATTCAGTTCCCTTCTGTCTCAAGTTTTAATGCAAAATAAGTAAAGGAGGTTGCAGCTGAAAAAGCATCCAGGATGAAGGTGATATCCAACCAACTCCTGTTTTTGTCATAAGCAGGTTACTTTTCTCCCAAGAAAGAGTTTTGATCGGACCCCACTTACCTGCCCTCGAGAGGGGGGGGGGGGA includes these proteins:
- the LOC107897170 gene encoding G-type lectin S-receptor-like serine/threonine-protein kinase SD2-5 isoform X1, which encodes MGLFKVRTLCFGLLLAFKICIAADQLVGRLYPGFQASQMQWVEHDGRFLLSKNKIFGFGFYTALDAQSFVLVVIHLQASQVVWTANRGGLLVEKSDKFVFDSNGNVYLERGDRFAWATNTTGERATSLELLDSGNLVLLGDNGRTLWQSFSHPTDTLLSGQDFVEGMRLKSFPRRKKSDYLEFESGDLVLYTGFQIPQTYWSLLHEIKTTGKNFTGTVYSAVLVFNSWNFYDHNKVLIWQFNFSQNSDMNVTWAAKLGSDGAIVFYNLHQGRRVIAEAKKIPQNPCNIPETCPPFMVCYFDTVCQCPKQLLAQNDCSPPITSTCNSADLLYVGEMLDYSVLEFVKPYMNADINACKKACMGTCSCSALFFENSTGNCFLFDQIGGLKRAEVGSSGFVSFLKVSRNESGWQNHAKGSTNEAKHIIFLVIIVTATILVIAGLLYVGFYYYRRQKRLLEYPTENSEDDTFLDSFSGMPVRYTYRELCKATKNFSIKVGQGGFGSVYQGEMPDGTQLAVKKLESIGQGKKEFRAEVRIIGSIHHVHLVKLKGFCSEGVHRLLVYEFMGKRSLDKWIFKNKEESSILDWNTRFNIAMGTAKGLAYLHEECEFKIVHCDIKPENVLLDDNFNAKVSDFGMAKLMSREESLVYTTLRGTRGYLAPEWITNNPISEKSDVYSYGMVLLEIIGGRKSYDPGEIPEKAHLPSFAFKMLEEGNLKEILDPKLVINENDESIVSAIKVALWCIQEEMRLRPPMTKVVQMLEGLCDVPQPPMSLGPGARAYSGFLRWSSNEGTSSGLTEYNSDALLSDIRLSGPR
- the LOC107897170 gene encoding G-type lectin S-receptor-like serine/threonine-protein kinase SD2-5 isoform X2, which gives rise to MEMYTWKEEIGLLGPQTLPEKGRHLWNCWIQDFVEGMRLKSFPRRKKSDYLEFESGDLVLYTGFQIPQTYWSLLHEIKTTGKNFTGTVYSAVLVFNSWNFYDHNKVLIWQFNFSQNSDMNVTWAAKLGSDGAIVFYNLHQGRRVIAEAKKIPQNPCNIPETCPPFMVCYFDTVCQCPKQLLAQNDCSPPITSTCNSADLLYVGEMLDYSVLEFVKPYMNADINACKKACMGTCSCSALFFENSTGNCFLFDQIGGLKRAEVGSSGFVSFLKVSRNESGWQNHAKGSTNEAKHIIFLVIIVTATILVIAGLLYVGFYYYRRQKRLLEYPTENSEDDTFLDSFSGMPVRYTYRELCKATKNFSIKVGQGGFGSVYQGEMPDGTQLAVKKLESIGQGKKEFRAEVRIIGSIHHVHLVKLKGFCSEGVHRLLVYEFMGKRSLDKWIFKNKEESSILDWNTRFNIAMGTAKGLAYLHEECEFKIVHCDIKPENVLLDDNFNAKVSDFGMAKLMSREESLVYTTLRGTRGYLAPEWITNNPISEKSDVYSYGMVLLEIIGGRKSYDPGEIPEKAHLPSFAFKMLEEGNLKEILDPKLVINENDESIVSAIKVALWCIQEEMRLRPPMTKVVQMLEGLCDVPQPPMSLGPGARAYSGFLRWSSNEGTSSGLTEYNSDALLSDIRLSGPR